The following DNA comes from Notolabrus celidotus isolate fNotCel1 chromosome 12, fNotCel1.pri, whole genome shotgun sequence.
ACCAGAAAATACCTTCAGGAGCAGGCATATCGACTACAGCAAGGCATTGTAACCACAACTACACAACAggtgtgtaaaaaaaatgaataaaaagaaaacaaaacagaaactgtATAAAGTGTAAATATAAGTTTTCCTGAAATACTTTAATATTTAACCCTAAGGAAAGTGTTTATCAATTTGAACACATGTTATTCATAAATGTGATCAACATGTTAatataaaattttaatttgtCATGTCTTTGTCTTCCAGATGATTGAAAGGATTTGTGTGAAGGTGCAGGACCACCTAAACTCACTGAGGAACTCAGAGACAGAGGCTATATTGGAGGATGTCAGGTCAGCAGAGAACCTCATCAAAGATGCCAGAAACTCTAAAACGGTGAGGAGAGACACATCTAACATTAGCCAAGCTGATGCATGAAAACTGAGAGGATTTATCTTCAGGACCTGAGGCCTGTCCACCCTAAACCATACATAGAAACCAGTTTATTTGTAACTTAAGtagtgtcattgtttggttgcaccacagacttaaggttcatcttaactactAGACTGTAAAGTCTAAACTAATCAAAATATTGTTGCAGGTATGACGTTTTTACTGAGTTTGGCCTATCAGGGAATAGCATTTTTCTTGATGGGGTGTTTAAGTGCTAACTCCTGTTGACCAAATTGCCTCTAAACAAGCTCACAGCTAATCATAACTGCAGTAACTTGCGTTAACTGACAAACAGCAGTATAAGGGTACGTTAAATATGACAAAGCATGTTGATATGGTGATGATTAATCTAtagtgtaaaataacaacagtgacatcgagtggtGAGATTGACAACTACAACATACTGTACACTAATATAGCGGTACTCTAATATTGTGCAGATGTACGGTAATTATCTCCACTCGTGGGAAACGAATGTGCGAGCTAAGATCAGAGTCATCATATGTTTATGATTAATGTAATCTATAATGGAGAGCATGTTGTCGACATCACAGCTGGTTgaactctctgcttctcctcatccttcaaatgaTCCCATCTTTGAAAACAGTGCAACCAGTCTTTTACTTAGGACTTCACACCTACTCAGAGCTAGGTGTGAGATTTAAGATGTAACTTTTGCTAACATTctaactatctcagctggtgcaacggcCAAaatgttagtagagtgtaaactccgtCCTATTTTAGAAGTTATGTTCAAACTAGGTTGCGTTTGAACTTACGCAAagctggtgcaacccagtgCAGTTCTCTAATACCTTTGTTTATCTTCTATTTGATTAtttgtcctcctctttctgtctctcagctTCTACCTAACCTCTACCACCTGGGATCAACAGCCAGAGAGGAGGTCAACAGCTCATCAGCAGGACCCATCCAGGAAAAACTAGAGTCTATGGCTGGGGAGGTGACGACTGTAATGGACCAACAACTGCAGGTATAATTATAACTTTCACCTTACAGATAGTAGAAAAATGGTTTTTTTGGCTTACACTAGAAATTACACACCAAAAATGAGACTCAAGACAAGtcttaagtttagttttatttcaaTCTAAAATCCTGTATGTTATCTAAAGATAAGATCAAAAGTATTGCATCTACAAACTGTATCAAAATACCACATTCAGTACTCTTTGTGTACAGGGTCTGTTGgtataaaatagataaatcaaGATAAATGGTACCACCTGCGGAAGAATTAAAAACTGAAGAGATTTTCTCAGACACTTTTATGcagtatattatttttttattagtagGCTCTGTTTCAAAAGCACTGTTACAATGCCACAAGACAGCTACTTATGAAAATATTATGTGTGACTTCTATAAACAATAAGGTCAAAAGATGCTCATGATAATCCATCTCGTATCTTCATCCCTCCAGACTCTATTAGAGTCCATGGTAGaagctgcagagtctctgtgtcCTCACGTGATGAAGAGGAGTAATCTTCGCCCTGAGTTAATGAAGGCCAGCTCAGCTAAGATGGTCGTGCCCAAAAGTTTTGTTACCAAAACCCTCCTGGAGCAGTCTGGAGTAGATATCATCAACAAGATCAGGTatgtgtgttaaacagtgtTGAGTCAATCGTGATCAGAGCTTATTCCCATTAACTGATGCTTTGCTGCCTGACCATAATtcactctctcccactctcactctctctgtcagtgAGGTGAAGCTGAGTCTAGCGTCTTTCCTGTCAGATCGCATTGTGGATGAGATTTTGGAGTCTCTGTCCTCTTCCCAAATAACTCTGGTAAGATTGAAGTCAACAGAACTCCAAACTGGATagtagattttttaaatccatgttttattcaaattGCTTAAGTATAATGTTCTGGTGACGTTTCATTTAACCATTTCtaaattgtagtttttgtatCTTTGTCAACTGCTTGTTAAGTTTTgatctttcttactttctttttaaatatccCCATCTCCGTTCCATCCCATAATCCCCTTTCTTCTAATTTCTTCTCATCAATCTCTTCCCCTCACCTTCTCACAACCCACATCTTCTTTCAATTACATATCTGCTCCCGGTTATTTCTCCTTTCTTCAGGCGGATCATTTGGTGCGGAGAGGTCGCCCTTTGGTGCAACAGGATTCGGTGGATCTGGATGTCCCAGAGGAGAAAATTCCTAAACGAGCATCAACAGAAATACTGGAGGCTGAGAGGCTGGATGACCTAGAGACATGCATGGTAGGTTTGGATAGCCAGgatatatatgtgtgtacagTAGTTTGAGCCCAGCTAGACAGAAGTTCAACACAATTCTGTAGCAGAGGGTGGGTATGGAGTAGTCAAATTCGTTCTCAATTTAGTGCTCTTTTATATATTGATTTAGCTGTAACATTACATAATACAAGCAATGGCACCAggcttaaaaatgtaatgtagaGGACATTGTGTGTACTTATCATATCTATAATAAGAAAGAGCTTTAATCTGCAGGACACAAAGGGAGAGGTGAAAGATTTGAAAATGGTCTGAGATGaggtgtgatttttttattttttatatatttgtaggTAAAGAGGATCAGTATGTGACTTTTGATTTATAGCAGCTGCAGactgcatgttcctctgtctctggtcatgtctgtttcttcttctttccctaTTGTTTTACTGAATTCTTCTTTCTCCTGTTTCACATTAAAAGAGCTTTtatatggttagggttagagagCCCATGGttttcccaagcggcaacctccggtcactagaattgaagccaatgaagaagtgttaaaaactgcagtttctcaagtgtccgcttgaggctggctctggaaataccggtaaccacatacacaccaattcagaaaagctgatctttacagcagaaataaacatgtttacagcctggtacaaaaaatgaatttagtctgagtagctcatttcttaaTCAGCACATACTTtgcgggggggtgaattttttcataacatggcAGTTTCGAAGGTattaagattgattgacaggcgggaacactgtagctgttggctaggatgtTAAAAGCCCGCCTAACTCACACGAGCTCGACAGCAGTaagtttgagttcagcatttccaatatgcctcccgctgacgattggctttaaaGCAGCGCTTAAGGGGctccgttggcctagcggtctaagtgcgccccatatatagaggctatagtgctcatcacagaggacacaggttcgattccagcctcgaccatttgctgcatgtcttccccaactatctactccccacatttcctgcctctctccaACTGTCCTGTTCATTAAAGATGAAAATGcccaaatatataactttaaaaaaacacatgggtgacttcacggatactacgtccattatttatacagtctatgggttttcCCAACCATCTCTTTcatttttgtcttctctttgcCTTACTGTGTGttgtctttcttcctcttcaatCTTCTCTTCCTTCTCGTATCACCTTTGCTCCATGGAGACTTTGTGCTGCACCAGTGTGAGTACTTCAGGACTGTCTCTCTTTGCTCTTCTTTACATCTACTCTCTTTTCATCTGGCTTTACctttttctgtctgtcctcACTGTACCTGCCTGTGATACtgttctctctgctgcagcttgtCCATAGCACAAAGACCATTTTGTATTTGCATATTTGATCAATTTATGattttatgtaatttattaTAAAAATGGCATATAAAGATGAGGTGTGAATACCAAATGATTTATTCATATAACACTTCCTCACTTAAAGGGTAACTAAACCCCAGAGTCTCCATGAATTGTATCTACTTTGGAATTTCAAAAATTTGAAGTTGATGTATCAACATTGACGGGGTGGGGggagtggggagggggggtgaaAACATGCCCACTCACTCCTTAATGCATTTACTATGAGCTGCAgcatcatatacacacacagagatatcaGCAGAGCAGAGCTAAGAGCTCAATCCAAGAATGTTTCCCAAAGCCCTAAATATTTTTGATTATTGATATAACTCTATGTCAATCTCTTCAGTCTCACTGACAAATCAATAGAGAAAGTTTATTAATAAGGAAATATCGCCATCTGTTGTTATGTCCGAACTGCCTCAGGGTAATCTGTGATCTGTGgggagctgttgttgttgttgttgttgatgttgttgtgatCACTGTATTACCACGGTGAGCATGTCAGAGACAAGCTAATTAGCCTGTGGACTAATGAAATGAACGTTGGGATTTTAACAGCTAATCCTCATCAGCCTCATCCACAGACAGGGGATCGGCGGCTGCTTGTAGCAGAGAGTGCATGAAGTGATATATGTAATTAGAAAAATTATTTTGCAGTAGCCGAGTTTCAACCTGTAGATGGCAGTCTCTCCAAACATTATTAACACAATTTGAGGAATTGTAATACTTTAAGTGGCATTGGGGTTTAGTTACTCTTTAATCCAAGAATTATATTTAACAAATTCAgacaatttaaaatgtatatttcttATAATATATGCACTACTTGTCACCACTCAGAGCACTTAATGTTTTCACCTGAATGAAATGTGCTTAATAATATGATGTTCTTTTGGTATGTTTATCAAAACAACCAAATATTGtgttttacaatacaatataagaaACACCATGTAGCAGGGTGCTACTGTTTTCATTCTTTACCAACTTATAAAGGTAgtggaatacatttttttttttccttttataatacaacatttttctCTGCTTTACATTTTAGGATAAACAATGAAGTAAAACTAAAATTTGGAAAAATAATTTAGATTAAATTAGATATTGTTGGACTTTTTTGATTTAATTAAGTAATATTTTGTCTGACAGACAATACAATCTGGTGTAATTGTAAATAAACTTTGTACCGAACCCAGCAGCTCCAAAGCTAGTTTAGATTCTTGCTGATCATGTGTTAGTCTGGAAAATCAAGATTGATCATGTGTTCTCCTCTTTCAGATGACCCCTAAGACCAAGAGGAAAAGCATCCACAGCAGAATGCTTCGACCTGTGTCTCGTGCCTTTGGTAAGCAGTGTCATATTTTCAAGTTCATATTTTACATAATatctttaaacaaaaacatttttttgctcTTTATTATGGCCTATGTATGGCTATTACTCTACTACCCTTTTTAACAATGAATATCATTATTTGATACTGATGCTACTTAGACTTATTGACAGGTAAGAGTGCACATGCACATGAGATACCCATCCAATTACAAACCTCAGACTTCCTGTCCATCCTGCAGAGATGGAGTTTGACCTGGACAAGGCCCTGGAGGATGTCCCTATTCACATGGAGGACACCTCTTCTAGGACTCCACCTACTCCCTCTCAAAATCTGCCAAAACTGGAGCACCGTACACCCGGGGCAATGGTGGAGCTTCCgtctgaagaagaaaagaagctgCAGCATTTCACTAAACTGCGACCCCGACGGAACAAGAAAATGAATTCCAGCAAAGTACCTGTGAGTAAACTTCAGTGGATCTCTCAAGTTCAATTAAAAACACTTGTAACATCAACAGAGggttcctttttgttttcttgcaaCATGAAATAATGACTGAAAAAACAGGTTAAGACACTGTAGCATGATATTCTTCAATTCCCCCTTTCAGCAAATAAACATGGCTCCATCTCAGGATGGAGAACAGAATGGCCTCATGGGAAGGGTGGATGAAGGTGTGGATGAGTTCTTCTCCACAAAAGTCACCAAGATGGATTCCAAGTAAGGATTGTGCTTAAGTTTGCTTTTCTTGTAAAAgtgcattacattttttcattcagaTGTATTAAAACGTTGTTTTTCCAAATATTTATCGCACCCATCTTTTTAACTTCTCTGTCCTCCTGTCTCATCTCAGACGTTCCCTGAAGAGTTCAGAATCTCAggatggagagaagaagaaaagcaaagGAGGATTCCTCAACCTCATCAAGCGTTCCACCAAATCAGACAAATCAGATAAGTCTGAGAAAAACCAGCCGCCCCTGTCATCCACTACAGCCTCAATACCAGCTTCTACAATCCCTGAGGAGCCCTCCTCACCAAAACAGGCAGTAAAGAGCCCAGCACCTGAGCCAAAGTCTAGGTAATCATTGACTAGTATAGTAAATAGTATTTTTATGTTATAGAGCAATCCACTGTGATTAACCGAGTACTTCTTAAGTTTACCAGTCTTTCTAACAGTTCATGTGTTCATTGTAGAGATTCCTCTAGCCGCTCACAGCCCGCAGActacagcagcagctctgaccGCTCAGAGGAACTGAGGACACCTGACTCCATTGATGAGCCCTGGGAGACTTCAGATGGCCGGGGCAGCCCTCAGGGAGGAAGGAGGTACCCAGGGCTGCAGATGATGGGAAGTGGCCTACTGGCAGAAATGAAGGCCaagcaggagaggagagcacaCAAGGTTAGGAAGGTTAAGAAAGTAAGCTCAGGTGGTCcaagaagaaaggagaaacTTAAAAGGACATAATAACCTGCACCTGCTACTCAAATACTAGGTCCTAATTTACAGCATATTTTCCAGACATttactttatttgtgtagccCCAACTCCCATCTATTTTGAATAAAGGATGTACAGTATATGCTTTAATGTTAAAGTTCTAGAAAAGTAGTTTCATTGTGAAACTGAAACAATGGTATTTTTTTGCagtattttagttatttttcttATATTGACTAATTAAAGATTCGGTTAATGATAACTACAAAAGTAAGATTGCATGATAGGATGTGAAAGATGCTTTATTGTGCAAAATTTGTGATcgttttcacatttatttttgttgtgacaaatatatttaagataaaatctgttaaatctaaatgttaaatataaatgtaaatgttgactataaatccaaatgttaaatctgattATCAAATGTTAGatctgattttgtttgtttaagacttttttgttaattaaataattccttaTAAGTTCTTTCATAGTTTCGATTACTTCAGTAtaaatctacagtgtttaaaataattaagacaaataaaaacccttgaatgagaaggtgtttccaaactttttacTGGTAGTGTATTCACAATAAAATAGTTTTTACTATTCAGCTGTAATACTTTGGGGATGTAATGTTTTTTatattgaaaatgtaatatttgtttctgtgtctccTCCAGTCTTCCAGCCCTGACAGGCCTGACAGCAATGCAAAGGGTGAGCTTGTTTTGTTAAGATAAACACAAGAAGGTTTGATAGAGGtgcaattttaaataataaaaagacaaatgatATCAACCTAACTGTTGGTGATTAATTTAGATCGCAGTTGGTCAGGAAATTGTACTTTTGCTGTTCTTATTCAAGGGCTTAGGTTCATACAGTACACTACAATCATGTGGGGaatgcattatttttaaaacaaacttttgCATGTCTTTGTTGGATGTTCAAAAGCCATAGCTCAGCCCACTGTTTTAGAAAGCATGTCTCCGTGTGGGTCAATTAATAAACCTGAACCCTCTCCTGCATCTCCAGAGAAAACACCTCCTTGTGTTGAgaccaagcctgagccagctcccCGTCTCAGGGCAACATCTTCCTCGAGTTCCTCTGGTGTACCAGTGAGTCCGAAACCCCCGATGCCACAGGGGGCAAAGCCTGCTCTGGCTGCGCGACCCACAATCCCCCAGAAACCGAGGAGcgctagcagcagcagcaccaagaGTATAGGTAGAGTGCAAGCATTTAAACACTCAGTAAGATATGATAATATTACCCCATTAGTTAAGTTTGTATTTTGTAAGGCTCTGAAACCAGCagataaatgaaaaaacaagaagCTCTCATTAACCAGTATCAGGAACAGCAAAAGGGTATCTGAATCAGAGTATCAGAACATTCATATACATGACATTTGACAGAAAATTGTAATTCAGTTTGTACATCATGCgttttaaatttgtttcctgGTTATTTTACTTGCAGATGAGGGTCCAGACTCCCCTAGCAGTGGCAGCTTGTCTCCAAAAGTCACAACTCTTCCTCCCACGCTGAAGAGGATGcagccagaaaaagagaaagatggacAGACAAGTCTGCAGTCAGCAAGCAAAACCACACAGGATGGTAGGTTTGCTGATCAACAGATTGTCTACTGATTTGAAACTTTCACCTCACACATCAGCAGCTGCCTTGTTTTCTGTTACCTGAAGCCTGTCCTTGCTTGCTTAAGCCATTGCTCACTTCTCGTGGAcacactgattttatttgaagaaaggtcctgtttgctttgttCTCATGGAGGCAGACTGTCTGTCTACATTCACAATGTGTCACACTGATAGATTCAGGTCACACTTCTTTCATCCATTAAAACTAGTTCATTATGTAATGGATGATCAGGCAGCTGGaagatctttttttatttttttatttattcccttttctcagattttctttttattacaccctatcttccttttttgtgtCTCTTATCAGTGACACCTTTGAGTATTTTGTTATAAGTTTTTATCTCAAGTCATTTACCACCTCTAATACATGTTCACAAGCATGATTCTTGCTTTCTGGTAAGTttatattctttctttttttgtcttttatttatttttttaaatcctcaaTGCAAGTTAGATTCCCTTTACTCAGTGCAGACAGTGTAATCTAAGAACCTCCGCTCCATTAGAAGGAAAAGCTTTTAACATAGAAAGAAAGGCTTCCCCGCTCAGAAATGTATACAGTGGGTACGGagagtattcagaccccttcacttttttttacattttgttatgttacagccttattccaaaatggattaaattgtttttttccctcaacacaaaatactccataatgacaaagtaaaaaatgtttttagaaagttttgcacattaattgaaaataaaatgttcaaatatCGCAGTGACAGATTTGCATAAAATTTCAGTTACTAAGTttagcaaacatttaaaaaacagtttcaggcttgaaacaataaaatgatCAAAGCTGTGCAGTTTATACTGCTTCAGTATGTGGCAGTGATGCCATCTCCTGGGTTTTTTATCCATTATCTTTAAGGCTTGGTTATACAGAGATGATACAGGCTTAATCAAGGTCAAGGGAGTTTGGCTTCACACTGTGACGCAATAAGACATGTGAAAAAAATCATTGCATGCTATGCTGCTTTGATTGGTATATGACGCCTAATTAACTTGAAGCAATTAGGAATTATTTTGActgtcttgttatttttttgacatAGTTGTCAAATTTGAGTCTGGAAtctaaaaattaaaattcatCTCCCATTACAATGTCTTCTCCTTGAACTTTAACACTGCGTTTTGGTTTctactgggttttttttttgggttttttttatattttgaaaaagttgattattttatcCCTTTGCTCTCCCGCATTTTCTCCTTTGTTTCAAACAATGTCAATACTTTCCATCATTTTCCTCTTTGCAATCTGCTTTttactctctctgtttttagtgAAACCAGGGTCTGTGTCAGACTCGGTCCAGAGACCCAGTCCTTTCCGGACCAACTCTGAGGATCACAGCTCCCTCAAGACCAAGGACCAACCTCCAAACCGAGACAAGGACAAGACATCGAGCAAGAAGTCATCAGACTCTGGGGAGGAGGCAGACAAAGACTTTATTTTGATATGAGTGAGACAAATGTGTTGACAAGCctcacattttccttttttaagatTAACTTAAGGGCAATCTTGTcagcatgttttcatttatattgGAGGTTTTTCCTGTCTGACCACAATATACAAGTCATTCTTGGTTTGCAGAAAGACCTGCTGAAATATCAGGTAACACACTGTTAGTCCATTTTTCAGTAATAACAAGTCACTGAGTAAACCAAACCTAAGAGCTTCCTTCTCACTAACAGCCTTTTGTAACAAGCCTGCTGTATGGTGAAAACATTACGTCTCTAACAAAAAATCTATCAGAGAGGATTCGAGGGAATGGGTACGAGGTTAATtaagctttgaattgaattttaAGTTTTGGAAACCATGTGAAAAAAGAGACTTGATGCTTTTAGGAAATAGCAGACTTTTTTTGTgctaaagacagaaacagactgtgaaaaataagaataaatgtaaaatctttCATTATCTTATGTCTTGTTGCCATAAGTTTCAGTAGCTAGTTAGTTTTCCAGGGACCAAAACCACAGAACAATAAAACCAGGATCACTGTACTGTACTTGGACTCAAACCAGACCAAGAGTCCATGCCATTCTTTTCCTTCTCGATATATTTGTATAGATTTTTCTATTTGCTATTTTCAGTatgtgcaacttttttctggactTCAGCTAGTCTAAACTCATTATGcaatttatcttttcttttcaggAAAATACAGGTTCAGCTGAGACTGTCGGCAAATCATTAATCACACCTACACATTTAATGTAGCTTTCGTAACAGTAAAACTGCAGGTCACTATGAGGAGGCTAACTGGTCTGAATACAGCCTGAATGGACCCAAATTTGACTCTGTGGTAGAGATTCGGAGTGACCTTTGGAAGTGTAGCTTTGAGAGGACTGTAGTACACTTAAACTTCACTGATAACCAACCAATAAGGCTTCAGCACTGTTACTGTGTTTgcacttctatctgatgaaaCCTTTAAATTACAGACAACTTTATTCATACTGCCAACTGAGGTACAAAGTATGTGTCTGTTGTTAGAGTGCCACCATTGTCATAAGCGAAACCTGACCAAAACATTTGAATCAAGCAGCTTAATGTCTTGCAGGtaattgttaaaaaatgaaatgattgaattttaaactgtatgccaGTGTGTGCCACAGTCACATAGATTCTAACCTGCTCACATAGGCAGATCCCAGCAAGTGGATTAACATTCTTCTGATGTACTAATGGTCCATTGAAGGCAAAGAACTAACTtaaaaagaggaatgccatGGAGAACCAGCTGAAAGGTGATTCAAATCCCATTTCATCTGCtgatttgatccagaatctgacatAAACTTATCCAGTATGTTCTTTGTGTAGAAGCAGGACACTGAGGGAACTCCAGCATTtaaacactctctctcctcagtcaaCAGACTTGATCTTCAGTGCTTTGTAACTCAGTCCACTTTCCCTCTATTCTGTGTAAAACACTGCATTTACCACAAAGGAAAATTATCAGCAATCTGACTGCTgtagttgaaaaataaatacttatGCAGTGCCTGAAGAGAAAGTGGACTGAGGGTGGCTATATTCTGTGAGTAGCTTTTTCAGGTGCTGATTGCTAATAAAACACCACAGGTCTCAGGCCAACTCCACTTATCTTTGTCTTTTAAGAGCAAGTTGTGTCCTTTTAACGCTGCTGCAAAATTAGAAAACAGGATCTGAagtaattatttaatttgaaattgATCATGATTGTGTTATTAATTGAcaagtagaaaaaaaatcttaatttaatCAGTTTTGACCCAATGCATCTGATAGTTTTCTCTGACATAAAACCATGcttcctctcttcatctgtaCGTTTGGACAGACATAGAGCCGTTGTATTAGAAAATGCTGAATTCATGATGCAGCATAAGTAAAGTCTTTACAATTTTCAAATGATAAATACTATCAGTATGCAACTGAGAACTTTGACTGAGAAGCTTTTACTCAGATTTTCCCAGAAATGGAAACACATT
Coding sequences within:
- the LOC117822922 gene encoding F-actin-uncapping protein LRRC16A-like isoform X2, translated to MSEEVSEVPKELLESVRDAVGRKVKLSLRKRVKLEIKGDKTENRVLALASHRVYLLTARIPAKVEHSFNYLEIQGVACNKPTQLILEYERGSFSLKLLSTEEVNEVVAHIGNCLLRICPGLPPNKVMKKLCMEPTDRLTSLQTLWENNKPAEPGPCGGFSQMYRCVCDWLGLPYREEVQWDVDTIYLTQDSRELNLQDFSHLENRDLVAIIAVLEFNQWFSKLSTKDYKLSADVCEQILRVVSRSSRLEELVLDNAGLKIDFAQKLAGALANNPSSGLTTINLANNQLEDRGVSSLGAQFAKLRIGLKHLNFSKTSLSPKGVNSLCQSLSANPSIPSSLVHLDLSGNVLRGDDMQHFYHFLGQPNSLATLDLSNTDCSLDQVCSALLRGSVEHLSVLNVSKSVFPHRKGKEVPPSFKHFFSSAMSLSSINVSGTKLPPEALKALLLGLASNLSLKDVSVDLSCCELRSGGSQILEGCIAEIPNISSLDISDNGLDSDLSTLLVWLAKNRSIRHLSLGKNFNNIKSKNLAPVLDSLVHMIQEEESPLTSLSLADSRLKSDLTIVLNALGSNSSLTRLDISGNAMGDMGAKMLAKALQINSKLRTVIWDRNNTSPQGLQDVAAALEKNFTIRFMPIPIIDASQALKASPEKTEDALLRIENYLYRNHETRKYLQEQAYRLQQGIVTTTTQQMIERICVKVQDHLNSLRNSETEAILEDVRSAENLIKDARNSKTLLPNLYHLGSTAREEVNSSSAGPIQEKLESMAGEVTTVMDQQLQTLLESMVEAAESLCPHVMKRSNLRPELMKASSAKMVVPKSFVTKTLLEQSGVDIINKISEVKLSLASFLSDRIVDEILESLSSSQITLADHLVRRGRPLVQQDSVDLDVPEEKIPKRASTEILEAERLDDLETCMMTPKTKRKSIHSRMLRPVSRAFEMEFDLDKALEDVPIHMEDTSSRTPPTPSQNLPKLEHRTPGAMVELPSEEEKKLQHFTKLRPRRNKKMNSSKVPQINMAPSQDGEQNGLMGRVDEGVDEFFSTKVTKMDSKRSLKSSESQDGEKKKSKGGFLNLIKRSTKSDKSDKSEKNQPPLSSTTASIPASTIPEEPSSPKQAVKSPAPEPKSRDSSSRSQPADYSSSSDRSEELRTPDSIDEPWETSDGRGSPQGGRRYPGLQMMGSGLLAEMKAKQERRAHKSSSPDRPDSNAKEKTPPCVETKPEPAPRLRATSSSSSSGVPVSPKPPMPQGAKPALAARPTIPQKPRSASSSSTKSIDEGPDSPSSGSLSPKVTTLPPTLKRMQPEKEKDGQTSLQSASKTTQDVKPGSVSDSVQRPSPFRTNSEDHSSLKTKDQPPNRDKDKTSSKKSSDSGEEADKDFILI